Genomic DNA from Mesorhizobium sp. 131-2-1:
ACCTGGATGCGGTTGCCCGGCGTGCGCTCTCGGAGGCCTCATCGCGCAAAACAGACATCACCATAATCTGTTCAGGCCAGCTCCGAAACTCACGTATTGCGATTGAGGACAGCTATTGCGCCGGCATGATCGTTTCACGGTTTTGTGATCTTTCGAACGGTGACGCTGTCAAACTAGACGACTCGGCGTCGCTCGCTCACGGCTTCACAATCTCGCAAGATAGTGCCGTGAAGGTGTTATTGGGCTCGATGACCGGTCGTCGCTTCATCGGCAACTGTCGGCAGAACGACGTGGAGTTCTGTGCGCGCATCAACGAATCGAAAATCGTTCCGGTCATGACCGCGCAAGGCGAAGAATGCGATCATCCGGTTTATCTCCTCGATGCCTAGTAGCCCAGACGCCATCAGATTGATCAGTGGCCGACCTCGCGTCCTGGCCACAGCAGATCTCAGCCCGGAGGGCATCGCCTCGCTCCGCGACATGAGCGAGCTCAAATTGCTCGGCTGGGCAGCCGGCGAGTGGTTCTGTGATCGCAAGCAGCTAATGGAGGCAATTGCTGATGCCGAAGTTGTAATAGCGGGATATGAGTGCTTTGACGAGGCGCTGCTGGCTGCCGCACCTCAGCTTCGCGTGATCCTGTCAGTGCGCTCGGCCCCGGAAGCGAACATCGATGTGGCGGCCGCAACGGCGCGCGGGATCGCCGTCTTGCACACTGTCGGGCGCACGGATCACGGGGTTGCAGAGTTCACGGTTGCTCTCGCACTAGGGCTTACTCGACACCTTATCCCAGCCGGTGCATGGATTAGATCCCGCCCCCCTGACTTCGACGCCGGGGAGGACCTTTATCGCGGCACGGTATGGGGTCGCGGCGCGGGTTCTCCGCAACTCGCATTCACCGGCATTGAGCTCCATGGCCGCACACTCGGCATCGTCGGCTTTGGGGCAATCGGCCGTGTCGTCGCGGAAAAATTTTCCGGCTTTGGCATGAGCACTATCGTCCATGATCCATATGTCGACAGCGTCGAGTTAAGAACCCTCGGGGTCGAACAAGTCTCACTCGACGAACTTCTGGCACGCTCGGCAATTGTAACCTTGCACGCACGGCTCAGCACGCAAACGCGCGGCATGATCGGCGCAGACCAGCTCGGTCGGATGGGGCGCGGCGCGTATCTCATCAACACAGGTCGGGCAGGCCTTATCGACACTGGCGCGCTACTACAGGCCTTGGACTGCGAACAGATAGCTGGGGCCGCGCTAGACGTCTTTGACACAGAGCCGCCTTCGGCAAGGGATCCGCTTGTTACCCATCCGCGCGTCCTTGCGACGCCTCATATCGCCGCGTGGACCGAAGAAATGCGTGTACGTCACACCCGCAGCATTGTGCAAAATCTACAGCGGCTCTTGGCCGGCAAACCCGGCAATCTGTCGAACCCCGAAGTTCTCACGACGGCTGGGAGAATCGTGCCTTGAAAATCATCGATGTCGCCTCCCGTCTCTATCACATTCCGCCGACGGTCTCCTGGGAGGACGCCACACACCGCGTTGCGAACCTCGAATTCATCATCACCCGCGTGACCACAGACGCTGGAATCGTTGGCGAGGGCTTTGCCTACACGACAGGGATCGGCGGAAGCGCCATCCTCGCGCTGATCGATGATTATTGCCGAACGATGATTGTCGGACAAGATCCGCGACAGGTTGAGCGACTTTGGTCGTTCCTGTATGGCCAATTGCACCGCAGCGGCACCGGGGGCATCAACACCCTCGCATTAGGCGCGATCGACATCGCGCTATGGGATATCGCGGCCAAGTGGCACGATGTTCCACTATTCCGTCTGCTTGGCGCGCGCCGTGACAGTATCCCCACCTATGGCAGTGGCATCGACCTCTTCCTCGACAGTGACGCTCTACTCAACCAGGTCGAAGGGTTCCTGGCGCAGGGCCACAAGGCAGTGAAGATCAAGATCGGTCGGGACAACGCGGAAGAAGATCTCGACCGTATCACAGCCGTGAAGAAACTGATCGGCCCCACGCGACGACTGTTCGTCGATGCCAACCAGCACTGGAATGTCGCCGACTGCATGACCCGACTGCAAAAACTAGCCGCGTTCGACCTTGGCTGGATCGAAGAGCCTCTCCATGCCGAGGATGTTCGTGGGCACGCCGACCTGCGCCGTTTCGTGTCGCTGCCCATTGCGATCGGCGAGAGCCTATACACGCGGCATCAATTTGCTGACTATCTACACGCTAATGCCGTAGACATCGTCCAAGCGGACGTGTGCCGAGTTGGGGGTATTAGCGAGTGGCTGAAGATTGCCAATCTGTCAGCTTCCTTCCACCGCAACATGGCGCCTCATTACATGTCCGAACTCTCCGTCGCAGTGATGTGTGCGATCGATAACGCGGACATCCTCGAATGCGTGCACGGCGGAAGCTTCTCCGAGATGGGTGTGCTTCAGACGGCGCTTCGGCTCGAGAACGGAGTGGCCTTCCCATTTGAGGCGCCCGGACATGGGGTGGTATTCGACCACGAAAAGCTCGAGCCCTTCGCTGTCGATCCTGCCCAACTGCGGAAGCGGAATCTACAGAGTGCAAAGTGATGCGGCTTCATCACGCACGCACGGCATTCGATTGCCACAACCTGCTGGGCGAAGGATGCAACTGGAGCGCATCGGACCAGAGCCTATGGTGGACTGATATCGAAGCGAAGAGCGTGTTCCGCTGGGACGACAAACGGAGGGTTGCAGCGGTACGGCAACTTCCCAATCGTGCTGCGTTCGTCTTTCCACGCGCGCGTGGCGGCTTCGTGCTCGGCTTTCCTAAGTCTATTGTTGTCACCGACCTGACCTTTTCCGACTTCTCACAGCTGGCCGAAATCGAGCCGCATCTTGCGCAAACGCGCGTCAACGACGCCGCGATCGATCCGTACGGCGGGATCGTCTTGGGCACATACAATGAACGCAGCCGTGAGCCAGTCGGAAGCGTCTATCGCCTCGCGCCCGATGGAGAGATCGTCACGCTCTTTGGTGGCGTAGCGGCGGCCAACGGACTGGCATTTTCGCCCGACGGCCGGATCATGTACTTCACCGACACGACGGATGGCACCATCCGGCGTTTCGCCGTGGCCCCGCAATTTGCTAGTCTTGCGGAGATAGGCCCACTGGCAGGCCCGAACGTCGCCCCGGGATCTCCTGATGGCGCCATCGTGGACATCGAAGGGGGCTACTGGAGCGCCAGGCTTCGAGGCGGCTGTGTCGTTCGTATCGATCGAAACGGTCAACTCACGGATCGCGTCGACATGCCGAGTATGGCGCCGACCTGTGTGGCACTTGGCGGGGAAGACCTGAGCACGCTGTTCATAACCTCACGGCGAACCAGGCAATCGTCTGATGAACTTCTTCGATATCCCGAGTCCGGCAACCTCTTCCGCGTGGAGGTCGGTCAGGCTGGCGGACAGCCCTTCAGTTGCAGAATCTAGACCCCAAGGACGAGGTTTGTGTCCGTGCACGGATCTAGACTAAGACTAGTCGCGTGGGACATGAAAGCGCCAGCTGCAGGTGGAATGAAACCGGGCGTCGAAGGCGTGAGGAGGGGGCAGTGTGCGACATCAATCTTCGCGACTCTCGACGAAGATGCCGTATCGCTCTTCGTCCGGAAGCACGACCTCGCTCGGCCCCTCTGAACGCCACCCCATCATGCAGTTCCTGCTGGCCGACGGATTTTCCAAGAAGGCGCTCAGCCCTCGCTCGGCAGAGGCGAGGCTCGGCGCATCCATGCATCTCTGCGGGCCGGATAACGACGGATACCGGCCGGCATAGCGCGTACGAAGCTAAGGACAAAGACGCAAACACTCCCAGACGAAGGGTGCCGCCCTCGCCTCGACGCACGGCGTGCATGGCACCTAGGGCGTTCGTGTGCAAAAGCGCTGACACGCGCGCGTCAACAACGTCGGCAGAGGTCGGCTTCACTCCTTGGTAGGGCCGTCGCAGAGAGATGTGCCCAAACCTCGTCTGGACTGCGCCGCACGCCG
This window encodes:
- a CDS encoding 2-phosphosulfolactate phosphatase produces the protein MKIKVAFLPTSPLAIAGDVCIVVDVIRATTALVGLFDAGSNRVFVGGFRSDVAKARAAVGENGVICAELDDGSTPLGFDHEPSPSLLSRLDLSGRSAMLATANGTPAILAAVREGAALILIGSLRNLDAVARRALSEASSRKTDITIICSGQLRNSRIAIEDSYCAGMIVSRFCDLSNGDAVKLDDSASLAHGFTISQDSAVKVLLGSMTGRRFIGNCRQNDVEFCARINESKIVPVMTAQGEECDHPVYLLDA
- a CDS encoding NAD(P)-dependent oxidoreductase, with product MPSSPDAIRLISGRPRVLATADLSPEGIASLRDMSELKLLGWAAGEWFCDRKQLMEAIADAEVVIAGYECFDEALLAAAPQLRVILSVRSAPEANIDVAAATARGIAVLHTVGRTDHGVAEFTVALALGLTRHLIPAGAWIRSRPPDFDAGEDLYRGTVWGRGAGSPQLAFTGIELHGRTLGIVGFGAIGRVVAEKFSGFGMSTIVHDPYVDSVELRTLGVEQVSLDELLARSAIVTLHARLSTQTRGMIGADQLGRMGRGAYLINTGRAGLIDTGALLQALDCEQIAGAALDVFDTEPPSARDPLVTHPRVLATPHIAAWTEEMRVRHTRSIVQNLQRLLAGKPGNLSNPEVLTTAGRIVP
- a CDS encoding mandelate racemase/muconate lactonizing enzyme family protein, coding for MKIIDVASRLYHIPPTVSWEDATHRVANLEFIITRVTTDAGIVGEGFAYTTGIGGSAILALIDDYCRTMIVGQDPRQVERLWSFLYGQLHRSGTGGINTLALGAIDIALWDIAAKWHDVPLFRLLGARRDSIPTYGSGIDLFLDSDALLNQVEGFLAQGHKAVKIKIGRDNAEEDLDRITAVKKLIGPTRRLFVDANQHWNVADCMTRLQKLAAFDLGWIEEPLHAEDVRGHADLRRFVSLPIAIGESLYTRHQFADYLHANAVDIVQADVCRVGGISEWLKIANLSASFHRNMAPHYMSELSVAVMCAIDNADILECVHGGSFSEMGVLQTALRLENGVAFPFEAPGHGVVFDHEKLEPFAVDPAQLRKRNLQSAK
- a CDS encoding SMP-30/gluconolactonase/LRE family protein, whose protein sequence is MRLHHARTAFDCHNLLGEGCNWSASDQSLWWTDIEAKSVFRWDDKRRVAAVRQLPNRAAFVFPRARGGFVLGFPKSIVVTDLTFSDFSQLAEIEPHLAQTRVNDAAIDPYGGIVLGTYNERSREPVGSVYRLAPDGEIVTLFGGVAAANGLAFSPDGRIMYFTDTTDGTIRRFAVAPQFASLAEIGPLAGPNVAPGSPDGAIVDIEGGYWSARLRGGCVVRIDRNGQLTDRVDMPSMAPTCVALGGEDLSTLFITSRRTRQSSDELLRYPESGNLFRVEVGQAGGQPFSCRI